A portion of the Cryptomeria japonica chromosome 5, Sugi_1.0, whole genome shotgun sequence genome contains these proteins:
- the LOC131042606 gene encoding uncharacterized protein LOC131042606 encodes MCQSQKFNKDKVQSHPKVEPPHFETPLIGQGNSAMSSKRYYEAIDLYTLAISLSRDNAVYYCNRAAAHTQVGKYIEAIEDCNKSIQLDPCYSKAYSRLGLVYYAQGKYHDAIQKGFEKALELDPHNTSVEENIRTANDYNTRDFKTAKDTHTFLLKCLHPAK; translated from the coding sequence ATGTGCCAAAGTCAGAAATTTAATAAGGATAAAGTACAATCTCATCCAAAAGTAGAGCCTCCTCATTTTGAGACTCCCCTAATTGGACAAGGCAATTCAGCTATGTCTTCAAAAAGATATTATGAGGCAATTGATCTGTATACATTGGCCATATCATTGTCTAGAGATAATGCTGTATATTATTGTAACAGGGCAGCCGCTCATACTCaagttggcaaatatattgaaGCTATAGAAGACTGTAACAAATCTATTCAGCTAGACCCATGCTACAGTAAAGCTTATAGCCGTTTAGGCTTGGTCTATTATGCACAGGGAAAATATCATGATGCTATACAGAAAGGTTTTGAGAAAGCTTTGGAATTGGATCCACACAACACTTCTGTCGAAGAGAATATTCGAACAGCAAATGACTATAATACGAGGGACTTCAAGACGGCTAAAGATACACATACTTTCCTTTTAAAGTGCTTACATCCGGCTAAATAA